In Thermococcus stetteri, the following proteins share a genomic window:
- a CDS encoding TIGR00269 family protein, producing MKCSKCGKPAVYHARYTGRYYCRKHFNEMVEKKFKETVKKYQLIEKGEMIAVGVSGGKDSVVLMHLLAKLSEKFPFELVAITIDEGIAGYRPPSVEIAKRNAKKLGIEHRIYSFKEYIGFTLDETVEIMGSFEKGERVGACSYCGVWRRWLLNYAAKDVGADKLAVGHNLDDEVQMFLMNILRGDIARLGRTGPYYEEIHPELVPRIKPLREIPEKEIVLYAVLNNIEVDLSECPYAVEAFRAEIRDWLNEMEEKHPGTKYQILRSYDKLFPLIAKTYTKKTSELNRCKICGQPTTGEICKACQFRLQVEKKARERGLTFRVE from the coding sequence ATGAAGTGCTCAAAGTGTGGGAAACCTGCAGTGTACCACGCCCGCTACACGGGGAGGTACTACTGCAGGAAGCACTTTAACGAGATGGTAGAGAAGAAGTTCAAGGAGACTGTTAAGAAGTACCAGCTCATTGAAAAGGGCGAGATGATAGCCGTTGGTGTGAGCGGCGGAAAGGACAGCGTCGTCCTCATGCACCTATTGGCTAAGCTCAGCGAGAAGTTTCCCTTCGAGCTTGTTGCGATAACCATAGACGAGGGAATTGCCGGCTACAGACCACCGAGCGTCGAGATAGCCAAGAGGAACGCGAAAAAACTCGGGATAGAGCACAGGATATATTCCTTCAAGGAGTACATAGGCTTCACGCTGGACGAGACGGTAGAGATAATGGGGAGCTTTGAGAAGGGCGAGAGAGTTGGGGCATGCTCCTACTGTGGTGTCTGGAGGAGGTGGCTCCTCAACTACGCGGCAAAGGACGTTGGAGCGGACAAGCTGGCCGTCGGCCACAACCTCGATGACGAGGTTCAGATGTTCCTCATGAACATCCTGAGGGGCGACATAGCCCGCCTCGGGAGGACGGGCCCGTACTACGAGGAGATCCACCCTGAGCTCGTCCCGAGGATAAAGCCCCTCCGCGAGATTCCTGAGAAGGAGATAGTGCTCTACGCGGTTTTAAACAACATTGAAGTTGACTTGAGCGAGTGCCCCTACGCAGTCGAGGCATTCAGGGCCGAGATAAGGGACTGGCTCAACGAGATGGAGGAAAAGCACCCAGGAACGAAGTACCAGATACTGAGGAGCTACGACAAGCTCTTCCCGCTCATAGCGAAGACCTACACCAAGAAGACCAGCGAGCTGAACCGCTGTAAGATATGCGGGCAACCAACAACGGGGGAGATATGCAAGGCCTGCCAGTTCAGGCTCCAGGTTGAGAAGAAGGCGAGGGAAAGGGGACTGACTTTTAGAGTTGAGTGA
- a CDS encoding RNA-guided endonuclease InsQ/TnpB family protein: protein MKRAVTVKLQPSREQEKTLFELAHATAIIWNKLNYQRLKQFKEFGKIDFSTTEKEAYHEFKNWIGGSTVQQLARKNAESWRSFFSLIKKKKSGELPEWFKPKPPQFVREENSRKLFVIPLRNDQYRIEENIIELRRLGKFGRLRIQLKGRIHLKGKQGRLEITYDPVKRKWYAYISYTVEEKLINDEWMRVPRQPLGNLSAGIDLGVNNLMAVYVEDGESFLVNGRPLKSIDFYWRRKIAEYQSKINKSGAKKSRKLSRMHEKAKLQAKHYINTAVRQTVEKLYCLGVSRIVVGYPKGIARNSDKGRKQNFLLSHVWRFNYVIKRLTEVAEEYGISVVVVGEAFTSQTCPLCGQRHPNGRIFRGLFKCHREGVVTNADLVGAFNILRKVVKTITPSLPALAGGRGNWPETRPEGSKTRFNLGLNGTPQTFPSLARG from the coding sequence ATGAAGCGAGCAGTAACAGTCAAACTACAACCATCAAGAGAACAAGAGAAAACACTCTTCGAGTTAGCTCACGCTACAGCAATAATCTGGAACAAACTCAACTACCAGAGGCTCAAACAATTCAAAGAATTCGGCAAAATAGATTTCTCAACAACTGAAAAAGAAGCTTATCACGAGTTCAAGAACTGGATTGGCGGCTCAACAGTCCAACAATTAGCCAGAAAGAACGCCGAAAGCTGGCGTTCATTCTTCTCCCTCATCAAAAAGAAAAAGTCTGGAGAACTGCCCGAATGGTTCAAACCAAAACCGCCTCAATTCGTTAGAGAGGAGAACAGCAGAAAACTCTTTGTAATTCCGCTCAGGAACGACCAGTACCGGATTGAGGAAAATATTATTGAGTTGAGGAGACTCGGAAAATTCGGCAGGCTTAGAATTCAATTAAAAGGCAGAATACACTTGAAAGGCAAGCAAGGAAGATTAGAAATAACTTACGACCCTGTTAAACGAAAATGGTATGCTTACATAAGCTACACGGTGGAAGAAAAACTAATCAACGACGAGTGGATGAGAGTTCCAAGGCAACCTTTAGGAAACCTTTCAGCGGGAATTGACTTGGGAGTGAACAATTTAATGGCTGTTTACGTTGAGGATGGTGAGAGTTTTCTTGTGAATGGGAGACCACTCAAAAGCATTGACTTTTACTGGAGGCGAAAAATTGCAGAGTATCAATCCAAAATCAACAAAAGCGGAGCTAAGAAGAGTAGGAAGCTCTCCAGAATGCACGAGAAGGCCAAACTTCAGGCTAAGCACTACATTAACACGGCGGTAAGACAAACAGTTGAGAAGCTCTATTGTCTCGGTGTTTCAAGGATTGTGGTTGGATATCCCAAGGGAATTGCCAGAAACTCTGATAAGGGCAGGAAGCAGAATTTCCTTCTCTCTCACGTCTGGCGGTTTAATTACGTTATTAAACGTTTAACAGAGGTTGCTGAAGAGTATGGTATTTCCGTTGTTGTAGTTGGTGAGGCTTTCACTTCTCAGACTTGCCCTCTCTGTGGCCAACGCCATCCTAATGGAAGAATTTTTAGAGGTTTGTTTAAGTGCCACAGGGAGGGCGTTGTCACGAATGCGGATTTAGTTGGAGCTTTTAACATTTTGAGAAAGGTTGTCAAAACCATAACCCCAAGCCTCCCCGCTCTTGCGGGAGGTAGGGGTAATTGGCCGGAGACCCGGCCAGAGGGGTCGAAGACCCGTTTTAACTTGGGTCTGAATGGAACCCCTCAAACCTTCCCGTCATTGGCGAGGGGTTGA
- a CDS encoding site-2 protease family protein, which produces MVSTLAVILAGIAIFWAVLYALFGRKEIDPETGEPIEKEEGLSVDMFIAMWRTKRLLGFIDRVSRVNPRFWKVYADIGIALGYMGMVYVFYALAKTAMQTLQTKGQQAGVQLVIPGVTVPLWYGLIGLVVVMVVHELSHGTVARADKLPLKSVGLVLLAVIPGAFVEPDEEELAKAPLRSRLRVYGAGSMANITTAIITALIIAYAINPLLIPAGVEVKGIVPGSPAEKVLQKGDVIVGINGQEIKTMEDFMEFMDKTKPGETLELDVLRNGEKLSLKLTLAEHPERPGKGFIGIQPAQHVESKVGSEKIILPVFFALYWIYLLNVGIGLMNLFPLVPLDGGRMLDDVLKEYLPENIARPLRYTTIGVGLLLLALNLWPALMNLAG; this is translated from the coding sequence ATGGTCTCGACCCTCGCGGTGATTCTTGCAGGAATCGCAATCTTCTGGGCAGTCTTGTACGCCCTCTTTGGAAGGAAGGAGATAGACCCTGAAACGGGAGAGCCTATAGAGAAGGAAGAGGGTCTCAGCGTGGACATGTTCATCGCAATGTGGAGGACGAAGCGCCTCTTGGGGTTCATAGACAGAGTATCACGTGTTAACCCCCGCTTCTGGAAGGTATACGCGGACATCGGAATAGCCCTCGGCTACATGGGCATGGTTTACGTCTTCTACGCCCTGGCAAAAACTGCCATGCAGACCCTCCAGACAAAGGGCCAGCAAGCTGGGGTCCAGCTTGTAATTCCCGGCGTAACCGTCCCACTGTGGTACGGGCTTATCGGCCTCGTTGTTGTGATGGTTGTTCACGAGCTCAGCCACGGGACAGTGGCCAGAGCGGATAAGCTCCCGCTGAAGTCAGTTGGGCTGGTTCTCCTTGCGGTGATTCCGGGGGCTTTTGTTGAGCCAGACGAAGAGGAACTGGCAAAGGCACCACTTCGTTCGCGCCTTAGGGTGTATGGGGCTGGGTCAATGGCAAACATAACGACGGCAATAATAACGGCCCTCATAATAGCCTACGCGATAAATCCACTTCTCATTCCCGCAGGAGTGGAAGTAAAGGGCATAGTACCCGGCTCGCCCGCCGAGAAGGTTCTCCAGAAGGGTGATGTTATAGTTGGCATAAACGGGCAGGAGATAAAGACCATGGAAGATTTCATGGAGTTCATGGACAAAACAAAGCCTGGAGAAACCTTGGAACTTGACGTCCTTAGAAACGGAGAGAAGCTCAGCCTCAAACTAACCCTTGCGGAACACCCGGAGAGGCCCGGAAAGGGCTTCATAGGGATACAGCCGGCTCAACACGTTGAGTCCAAGGTAGGCTCTGAAAAGATAATCCTCCCGGTGTTCTTTGCCCTCTACTGGATATACCTGCTCAACGTCGGAATAGGCCTCATGAACCTCTTTCCGCTCGTGCCCCTCGATGGAGGGAGAATGCTGGACGACGTCCTCAAGGAGTACCTCCCCGAGAACATAGCCAGACCCCTTAGGTACACCACTATAGGAGTTGGACTGCTCCTCCTTGCCCTGAACCTGTGGCCAGCCCTCATGAACCTCGCAGGCTGA